The following are encoded in a window of Oligoflexus sp. genomic DNA:
- a CDS encoding response regulator, producing MHNNPTRKKIRFLLVEDDLDHAAILTRAMKGQPFDCELHHVENGVDALAYLRHEPPFQASADPDVVLLDLKLPKLSGHEVLSEIRKDPELADIPVIILSTSNAESDIKNVYQNHANSYLVKPLDFQSFRKMAEDLQEYWGQWNNVPRRSTPRYKGG from the coding sequence TTGCACAATAATCCGACGCGTAAGAAAATTCGGTTCCTTCTGGTTGAAGATGATCTGGATCATGCCGCTATCCTGACCCGAGCGATGAAGGGGCAGCCGTTCGACTGTGAACTGCACCACGTGGAGAATGGGGTGGATGCGCTGGCTTATTTGCGTCATGAACCTCCTTTCCAGGCGAGTGCTGATCCTGATGTCGTCCTCCTGGATTTGAAACTGCCCAAGCTCAGTGGTCATGAGGTGCTCAGTGAAATCAGAAAAGACCCCGAACTGGCCGATATTCCCGTCATCATCCTTTCAACGTCCAACGCCGAGAGTGATATCAAAAACGTCTATCAAAATCATGCCAACAGTTACCTGGTGAAACCGCTGGATTTTCAATCGTTCCGAAAGATGGCCGAGGATCTTCAAGAGTACTGGGGTCAATGGAACAACGTTCCGCGCCGCTCCACTCCTCGATATAAAGGTGGATGA
- a CDS encoding PAS domain S-box protein, whose product MSSYTFGKLMDKQLPVLEIVEALPSGLIVVDSQGRILFCNGEIENQFGYTRQELQGQSVDVLIPEPFRHHHPELMKAFFLSPQKRAMGEGRDLYGLHRSGRQFPLEVGLNPLHTEHGLFVLVAVVDITRRRQVEEKFRMVVESSPNGLIIVNADQMIVQVNPQAEKMFGYSRSQLLGRTIDALIPLRFSRNHDSYFKNFMADPQIRAMGSGRDLFGLRQDGQEFPIEIGLTPLTMNGAVMVLATVVDITERKKIETMIHQKNQEMEQFVYIVSHDLKSPIVTSMSFIQFLREDLPADTDASVLDSLNRLERANRRMTQLIDDLLRLSHVGQMQLQGEDVDLEKLVQEVWLDLDALEKPLNLKFHISAPLPVLHVDRFRMRQLFENLLTNSLKYGVSQMQPMIEVGAREEDTEWLIFVKDNGEGIAPEHHQRIFALFERLETKQQNRKEGTGVGLAIVARVAALHGGKVWVESDLGQGATFWVSIPKSYSLSSDGRHALAQ is encoded by the coding sequence TTGTCATCCTATACCTTTGGGAAATTGATGGATAAGCAGCTGCCTGTCCTTGAAATTGTGGAAGCCTTGCCCAGCGGGCTGATCGTGGTGGACAGCCAGGGTCGTATCCTGTTTTGCAACGGGGAGATTGAAAATCAATTCGGCTACACCCGACAGGAATTGCAAGGACAGTCGGTTGACGTCCTGATCCCCGAACCCTTTCGTCATCACCATCCGGAACTTATGAAAGCATTCTTCCTTTCTCCTCAGAAACGCGCCATGGGTGAAGGACGCGATCTCTACGGCCTGCACCGATCCGGGCGGCAATTTCCGCTTGAAGTAGGGCTGAATCCGCTGCACACAGAGCATGGGCTCTTTGTTCTTGTCGCCGTCGTCGATATAACGAGGCGCCGGCAAGTCGAAGAGAAGTTCCGCATGGTGGTGGAATCGTCGCCCAACGGGCTGATCATCGTGAACGCTGATCAGATGATCGTCCAGGTGAATCCCCAGGCGGAAAAAATGTTCGGCTACAGTCGGTCGCAGCTTTTAGGCAGAACCATAGATGCCCTGATTCCTTTGCGTTTCAGTCGCAATCATGATTCCTACTTCAAGAATTTCATGGCGGATCCCCAGATTCGGGCGATGGGATCGGGACGGGACCTCTTTGGGCTTCGGCAGGATGGACAGGAATTTCCCATAGAAATCGGTCTGACCCCATTGACGATGAATGGGGCCGTCATGGTCCTCGCGACCGTGGTGGACATCACCGAACGCAAGAAGATTGAAACCATGATCCATCAAAAAAACCAGGAAATGGAGCAGTTTGTCTATATCGTATCCCATGATCTGAAATCGCCGATCGTCACGAGCATGTCTTTCATACAATTCCTGCGGGAGGATCTGCCCGCCGATACCGATGCGAGCGTCCTGGATTCCTTGAACCGATTGGAACGGGCCAATAGACGAATGACTCAGCTCATTGATGACCTCTTGCGTTTGAGTCATGTCGGGCAGATGCAGCTTCAAGGGGAAGATGTGGATTTGGAAAAGCTTGTCCAGGAGGTTTGGCTTGATCTTGATGCCTTGGAGAAGCCCTTGAACCTGAAATTTCACATAAGCGCGCCCCTCCCTGTCCTGCACGTCGACCGATTTCGCATGCGCCAGCTCTTTGAAAACCTGCTGACAAATAGCCTGAAGTATGGAGTGAGCCAAATGCAGCCGATGATTGAAGTAGGAGCCAGGGAAGAAGACACGGAGTGGCTCATCTTCGTGAAAGACAACGGCGAAGGCATCGCCCCTGAGCATCACCAGCGAATATTCGCCCTTTTTGAACGGTTGGAGACGAAGCAGCAAAACAGGAAGGAGGGGACAGGTGTTGGGCTCGCAATCGTGGCTCGCGTCGCGGCGCTGCACGGTGGCAAGGTCTGGGTGGAATCGGATTTGGGACAGGGCGCGACGTTTTGGGTCTCCATTCCCAAGTCTTACAGCCTGTCCTCCGACGGGAGGCATGCTCTTGCACAATAA